From one Catellatospora sp. IY07-71 genomic stretch:
- a CDS encoding ABC transporter permease translates to MLRAMLRDLRAHLGRVAMTLAAIVLGVAFVVATWVVSDSAAATVRGGAQRTDLAALAQARSGDGVIPAETVARLGGLPGVSRAEGVVEGYAALVGADGKLGTTSWPATAGTDWDPSQRFGLLTGRGPQRAGEVALEQQAADEAGLSVGDQARVLLGGDRSDTATVVGVFAYRPAGREFDPAVAYDAETAARLLRPEGTPDGAPSGTAPGFARVELFGADEQAVTAAARAELGTSFTVEPGAALRQKQAENAAEDGDLIRKALLAFAAVALLAGVFVIANTFNMLVTQRTRQFALLRAVGARRGQVRRAVLAESVVLGLVGATLGVALGVGLGLLAMRLLPVAGTVAYAVSPWAILLGYAVGLLVTVVSAYGSARRAARVSPMAALRTDAAVPRRSLVLRTALGLLAVAAGVALVALTSPEELTEPKRIQAMAGAVLAWFGLLLMAPVLALGVLRPLAQVLRRGGPVTRIALRNAVRDPRRTAATASALMIGLSLVCAFSTVGETMSADLTSSVRAAVPQDAVLLRAAAFGQLDDTVRAKAAAVPGLSALAAPRTGELVVLPPRGKNTEARFTSLDPAGVGTALRPTVTSGSGDLRRGVLLDAQFAADNGLRVGDTVRLRFGAAGKQGTVVPAEVSATVTGLHEGSDLLPGVLIDEALVPEGVDGWGDSVYAVGPDHGALRNALEQAFAQRPDVVVQDREQLLDDLLQPFQLVLGLVYVLLGAAVVIAVFGVVNTLALSVLERTRELGVFRALGASRALVRRTVRRESVVISLYGGLLGIGAGVLLGGVMQYVILANPVFEMAVPWPTAGVALAGMALVGVLAALWPARRAARADVLAAIAAE, encoded by the coding sequence ATGCTGCGGGCGATGCTGCGCGACCTGCGCGCGCACCTGGGCCGGGTCGCGATGACCCTGGCCGCGATCGTGCTCGGGGTGGCCTTCGTGGTCGCGACCTGGGTGGTGTCCGACTCCGCCGCCGCCACGGTGCGCGGCGGCGCGCAGCGCACCGACCTGGCCGCGCTGGCACAGGCCCGCTCCGGTGACGGAGTGATCCCAGCCGAGACCGTGGCACGGCTGGGCGGCCTGCCCGGGGTGAGCCGCGCCGAGGGCGTGGTGGAGGGGTACGCCGCCCTGGTGGGCGCCGACGGCAAGCTCGGCACCACGTCCTGGCCCGCCACCGCGGGCACCGACTGGGACCCGTCGCAGCGCTTCGGCCTGCTCACCGGGCGCGGCCCGCAGCGCGCCGGGGAGGTCGCCCTGGAGCAGCAGGCCGCCGACGAGGCCGGGCTGTCGGTCGGCGACCAGGCCCGGGTGCTGCTCGGCGGGGACCGGTCCGACACGGCGACCGTGGTCGGCGTGTTCGCCTACCGGCCCGCCGGGCGCGAGTTCGACCCGGCGGTCGCGTACGACGCCGAAACCGCCGCGCGCCTGCTGCGCCCGGAGGGCACCCCGGACGGCGCACCCAGCGGCACCGCGCCGGGCTTCGCCCGGGTCGAGCTGTTCGGCGCCGACGAGCAGGCGGTGACCGCTGCCGCCCGGGCGGAACTGGGCACGAGCTTCACCGTGGAGCCCGGTGCGGCGCTGCGCCAGAAGCAGGCGGAGAACGCGGCCGAGGACGGCGACCTCATCCGCAAGGCGCTGCTCGCGTTCGCCGCGGTGGCGCTGCTGGCCGGCGTGTTCGTCATCGCGAACACGTTCAACATGCTGGTCACCCAGCGCACCCGGCAGTTCGCGCTGCTGCGGGCGGTCGGCGCGCGGCGGGGGCAGGTGCGCCGGGCGGTGCTGGCCGAGTCGGTGGTGCTGGGCCTGGTCGGTGCGACCCTCGGGGTGGCGCTCGGCGTCGGGCTGGGTTTGCTGGCGATGCGGCTGCTGCCGGTCGCCGGGACGGTCGCGTACGCGGTGTCGCCGTGGGCGATCCTGCTCGGGTATGCCGTCGGGCTGCTGGTGACGGTGGTGTCGGCGTACGGGTCCGCGCGCCGGGCGGCCCGGGTGTCGCCGATGGCGGCGCTGCGCACCGACGCCGCCGTGCCGCGGCGCTCACTGGTGCTGCGCACCGCGCTGGGCCTGCTCGCCGTCGCCGCCGGGGTCGCGCTGGTGGCGCTGACCTCGCCCGAGGAGCTGACCGAGCCGAAGCGGATACAGGCCATGGCCGGTGCCGTGCTGGCCTGGTTCGGCCTGCTGCTGATGGCGCCGGTGCTGGCGCTGGGCGTGCTGCGCCCGCTGGCCCAGGTCCTGCGCCGCGGCGGCCCGGTGACCCGAATCGCGCTGCGCAACGCCGTACGCGACCCCCGGCGCACCGCCGCGACCGCGTCCGCGCTGATGATCGGACTGTCGCTGGTCTGCGCGTTCAGCACGGTCGGCGAGACGATGTCGGCCGACCTGACCTCCTCCGTGCGTGCGGCGGTGCCGCAGGACGCGGTGCTGCTACGGGCGGCGGCTTTCGGGCAGCTCGACGACACGGTCCGGGCCAAGGCGGCGGCCGTGCCGGGCCTGAGCGCGCTGGCCGCGCCGCGCACCGGGGAACTGGTGGTGCTGCCGCCGCGCGGCAAGAACACCGAGGCCAGGTTCACCAGCCTCGACCCGGCCGGGGTGGGCACCGCGCTGCGGCCCACCGTGACCAGCGGCAGCGGCGACCTGCGCCGTGGTGTCCTGCTCGACGCGCAGTTCGCCGCCGACAACGGGCTGCGGGTCGGGGACACGGTCCGGCTGCGGTTCGGCGCCGCCGGCAAGCAGGGCACGGTAGTCCCGGCGGAGGTCTCCGCGACCGTCACCGGCCTGCACGAGGGCAGTGACCTGCTGCCCGGCGTGCTGATCGACGAGGCGCTGGTGCCGGAGGGCGTGGACGGCTGGGGCGACAGCGTGTACGCCGTCGGCCCGGACCACGGCGCGCTGCGCAACGCGCTGGAGCAGGCGTTCGCGCAGCGGCCGGACGTGGTGGTGCAGGACCGCGAGCAGTTGCTCGACGACCTGCTGCAGCCGTTCCAGCTGGTGCTCGGCCTGGTGTACGTGCTGCTCGGCGCGGCCGTGGTGATCGCGGTGTTCGGCGTGGTGAACACGCTGGCGCTGTCGGTCCTGGAGCGCACCCGCGAGCTGGGCGTGTTCCGGGCGCTGGGCGCGTCGCGGGCCCTGGTGCGCCGCACCGTCCGGCGGGAGAGCGTGGTGATCTCGCTCTACGGGGGCCTGCTCGGCATCGGCGCGGGAGTGCTGCTGGGCGGGGTGATGCAGTACGTCATCCTGGCCAACCCGGTGTTCGAGATGGCCGTGCCGTGGCCGACGGCCGGGGTGGCGCTGGCGGGCATGGCCCTGGTCGGGGTGCTGGCCGCGCTGTGGCCCGCGCGCCGCGCCGCCCGCGCCGACGTCCTCGCCGCCATCGCGGCGGAGTGA
- a CDS encoding phytanoyl-CoA dioxygenase family protein: MDSRDIERFERDGYVAMRGAMAADVAAACRDAIWAALAEQGVTRDRVTWTRPVVRVACPEGGPFEAAGTAPALHAAYDALIGPGRWTPRAGVGGSVPVRFPSEAYPGDVGWHIEGSYEVDGEYWANVYSRARGLLALFLFSDVGEDDAPTRLVVGSHLAIPRILRPAGEAGMSGDEPVRHVRPSLLCRTVVHATGRAGDVFLCHPFIVHTATWPHRGTTPRMMAQPAVHVADGFAIDGTDPSPVARAIVAGFGADL; the protein is encoded by the coding sequence ATGGACAGCCGTGACATCGAGCGGTTCGAGCGCGACGGGTATGTCGCGATGCGCGGCGCCATGGCTGCGGACGTCGCCGCCGCCTGCCGGGACGCGATCTGGGCGGCGCTCGCCGAGCAGGGCGTCACGCGGGACCGGGTGACGTGGACCCGGCCCGTGGTCCGGGTCGCCTGCCCCGAGGGCGGGCCGTTCGAGGCCGCCGGGACAGCACCCGCGCTGCATGCGGCATACGACGCGCTGATCGGGCCCGGCCGGTGGACACCCCGGGCCGGGGTCGGCGGTTCGGTGCCGGTGCGCTTCCCGTCCGAGGCGTATCCCGGCGACGTGGGCTGGCACATCGAGGGCAGCTACGAGGTCGACGGCGAGTACTGGGCCAACGTGTACTCACGAGCGCGTGGGCTGCTCGCGCTGTTCCTGTTCTCGGACGTGGGCGAGGATGACGCGCCGACCCGGCTGGTGGTCGGATCGCACCTGGCGATCCCCCGCATCCTGCGCCCGGCGGGCGAGGCCGGGATGAGCGGCGACGAGCCGGTCAGGCACGTGCGCCCGTCGCTGCTGTGCCGCACGGTGGTGCACGCCACCGGGCGGGCCGGGGACGTGTTCCTGTGCCACCCGTTCATCGTGCACACCGCGACCTGGCCGCATCGCGGCACCACCCCGCGGATGATGGCCCAGCCCGCCGTGCACGTCGCGGACGGCTTCGCCATCGACGGCACCGACCCGTCGCCGGTGGCCCGTGCCATCGTCGCCGGGTTCGGTGCGGACCTTTAG
- a CDS encoding IS3 family transposase (programmed frameshift), producing the protein MPKPYPREFRDDVVRVAQTRDAGVTVEQIANDFGVHPMTLFKWMRAADVDAGTRPGVSSTESAELREARKRIKLLEQENEVLRRAAAYLSQAHLPKRIYPLVTDLAADSIPVAVTCRVLKITRQHYYRWLARPVTDAEYTQAWRANALHDAHRDDPEFGYRFLADEAAAAGQPMADRTAWKICSGHGWFSAFARKRRGKGRKVGPPVHDDLVRRDFTAPGPNRLWLADITEHRTGEGKLYLCAIKDAWSNRIVGYSIDSRMKSRLAVTALHNATARRDGVAGCVVHTDRGSQFRSRKFVAALHRHRMRGSMGRVGAAGDNAAMESFFGLLQNNVLDRRTWATRDQLRTAIVTWIERTYHRRRRQRPLGKLTPIEFETIMTPSASQAA; encoded by the exons GTGCCAAAGCCCTACCCCCGAGAGTTCCGTGACGACGTCGTGCGGGTCGCGCAGACCCGCGATGCCGGCGTGACGGTCGAGCAGATCGCCAACGACTTCGGCGTGCACCCGATGACGTTGTTCAAGTGGATGCGCGCCGCCGACGTCGACGCCGGCACCAGACCCGGTGTGAGCAGCACCGAGTCCGCAGAGCTCCGGGAGGCGCGCAAGCGGATCAAGCTGCTGGAGCAGGAGAACGAGGTCCTGCGCCGGGCCGCGGCCTACCTGTCCCAGGCGCACCTGCCG AAAAGGATCTACCCGCTCGTGACAGATCTGGCCGCCGACAGCATCCCCGTCGCGGTGACGTGCCGGGTACTGAAGATCACCCGCCAGCACTACTACCGCTGGCTCGCCCGACCAGTCACCGACGCCGAGTACACCCAGGCGTGGCGAGCCAACGCCCTGCACGACGCCCACCGCGACGACCCCGAGTTCGGCTACCGGTTCCTGGCCGACGAAGCCGCCGCGGCCGGGCAGCCGATGGCCGACCGGACCGCATGGAAGATCTGCTCCGGCCACGGCTGGTTCAGCGCCTTCGCCCGCAAACGGCGCGGCAAGGGACGCAAGGTCGGCCCACCGGTCCACGACGACCTCGTCCGGCGCGACTTCACCGCGCCCGGCCCGAACCGGCTGTGGCTTGCCGACATAACCGAACACCGCACCGGCGAGGGCAAGCTCTACCTGTGCGCGATCAAGGACGCCTGGTCCAACCGGATCGTCGGCTACTCCATCGACTCGCGCATGAAGTCCCGCCTGGCCGTGACCGCGCTGCACAACGCCACCGCCCGCCGCGACGGCGTGGCCGGGTGCGTCGTGCACACCGACCGCGGGTCGCAATTTCGATCACGGAAGTTCGTCGCCGCACTGCACCGGCACCGCATGCGCGGCTCGATGGGGCGAGTCGGGGCGGCCGGGGACAACGCGGCCATGGAGTCGTTCTTCGGCCTGCTGCAGAACAACGTCCTGGACCGCCGCACCTGGGCCACCCGCGACCAACTCCGCACCGCGATCGTCACCTGGATCGAACGCACCTACCACCGACGCCGGAGGCAGCGCCCACTCGGCAAGTTGACCCCGATCGAGTTCGAGACAATCATGACCCCGTCGGCCAGTCAGGCCGCGTGA
- a CDS encoding DUF6193 family natural product biosynthesis protein: MSVQARQRMLAQGFAPDLAAVADTVARWQGGARATELAAVWPYLGSVRLAEARERGDAVEVAWLSLYENHTGDAVRARLHAFVALAFYEPRLRRLRPFTSHWMLVFSRSPTFPWSRDCPSVDPLEPGRYRVRTAEGRELGVADAAGSLALVLAALDTVAAGRLDV, translated from the coding sequence GTGAGCGTCCAGGCACGACAGCGGATGCTGGCCCAGGGGTTCGCACCGGACCTGGCGGCGGTGGCGGACACGGTGGCCAGGTGGCAGGGCGGCGCGCGTGCCACCGAGCTCGCGGCGGTCTGGCCGTATCTCGGGTCGGTCCGGCTGGCCGAGGCCCGGGAACGCGGCGACGCGGTCGAGGTCGCATGGCTGTCGCTGTACGAGAACCACACGGGCGATGCCGTGCGTGCCCGCCTGCACGCCTTCGTCGCGTTGGCGTTCTACGAGCCACGGCTGCGTCGCCTACGGCCGTTTACCAGCCATTGGATGCTGGTGTTCAGCAGGTCGCCGACGTTTCCGTGGTCGCGGGACTGCCCGTCGGTGGACCCGCTCGAACCCGGCAGGTATCGAGTACGGACCGCCGAGGGCCGTGAACTGGGTGTCGCCGACGCCGCCGGGAGCCTCGCCCTCGTTCTCGCGGCGCTGGACACAGTCGCTGCCGGACGGCTGGACGTCTAG